A region from the Metopolophium dirhodum isolate CAU chromosome 9, ASM1992520v1, whole genome shotgun sequence genome encodes:
- the LOC132951906 gene encoding RAB11-binding protein RELCH homolog isoform X2, with protein MQHNYKLTSITFADENENQDFEIWDDVGLNISRPPHLLSLYRDRAKSYLKSDVSCQSEIHDCANIATQIDGDYSDLTKIISQLENDNENLLSQLQLLKSTKELSDVTPKLCKEKWLRPGKSNKQKDLRNCESSVFHDMLINKCWPDQQLPLMYLDVDLDILSDDGVELNLYPILRILENQRLRNQNDQNILESEKQEDFIILSVLLMHIHPDILEREKILCSLFNMRKKPNKKERSSIIGGLSWFLKHSNSEFFERELLPQLWHLLTDKYVEKRLLVAEACSWFSPLISCESRQSLLSVLQQMLIEDTDESVRAATIKSIAINTVNIYDSDKYAQIEELLFIGLKDNLKYIVEITIGVLLPVLAKWAFDKGRLQSNCYMRLMNSLTTQIKNLDSQKKSQKTDQLESNCCYMVNAIRSILPYLVLYVASAPECISLRDEDTPRGELRTGFADICVGLSNPQVFYSDPNNTIGTVMCTFDAVVEDNKITWPRLQWLFECMLPSLIESSSLVSIENQKLLQSLMALFQSFCCGFGSKFTQNKVKPLFVKKIQALEKSLGKIANVLPSMTLLCTYMCSVLAPIEREDQELEATLKKYVCTLPLCGVPINILQFTVSQLALNHQRLHELILSSLWEGVISQKEAVRLAVTELLSSIMPYLSDIYITNRIVPALITLSNDSNCDVKIALVPVLGQLMMSTNNKDTIEKCRFQMKSLMDDRTLSDSIVFASELITAFGKLAPKSDQAYREDVMMVQLNMYSGVAVRTSDITKKIELTRVLLDAFSTVLYECTLSPSAITSSLLPSLRCLEELCNINNLSQKELSTMLIKEAESRLPPSQSETGASSVTQDLKPKMVKMFQSSNIAKQTMFWKKNNHPQ; from the exons ATGCAACATAATTATAAGTTGACATCAATAACATTTGCAgatgaaaatgaaaatcaa gATTTTGAAATCTGGGATGATGTTGGTCTGAATATTTCAAGACCACCTCATCTATTATCCTTGTATAGAGATCGAGCTAAAAGTTACTTGAAATCAGATGTATCCTGTCAGAGTGAAATACATGATTGTGCAAATATTGCTACCCAG atagaCGGAGACTACAGTGACCTTACAAAAATAATCTCTCAATTAGAAAATGATAATGAAAATCTTCTTTCTCAATTacaatt GCTCAAATCAACTAAAGAATTATCTGATGTAACCCCTAAATTGTGTAAAGAAAAATGGTTACGGCCAGgtaaaagtaataaacaaaaagATTTAAGAAATTGTGAATCATCAGTTTTTCATGATATGTTAATCAATAAATGTTGGCCTGATCAACAATTGCCATTAATGTATTTGGATGTTGATTTGGATATATTATCTGATGATGGTGTTGAATTGAATTTATATCCAATACTACGAATTCTTGAAAATCAAAGGTTACGAAATcaaaatgatcaaaatattttagaatctgAAAAACAagaa gattttattattttaagtgttcTCTTAATGCACATTCATCCAGATATATTAGAAAGAGAAAAAATCTTATGTTCTTTATTCAATATGagaaaaaaacctaataaaaaagAAAGAAGTTCAATTATAGGTG gtttatCTTGGTTCCTAAAACACTCTAATAGTGAATTTTTCGAAAGAGAATTGTTGCCTCAATTATGGCATTTATTAACAGATAAATATGTTGAGAAAAGATTATTGGTTGCAGAGGCTTGTTCATGGTTTAGCCCATTAATTAGT tgtGAGTCTAGGCAATCCTTACTCTCTGTATTGCAACAAATGTTGATTGAAGACACTGATGAATCTGTTCGTGCAGCTACTATTAAAAGTATTGCAATCAATActgttaatatttatgattctgACAAATATGCTcaa ATTGAAGAACTACTTTTTATTGGCCtgaaagataatttaaaatacatagttgAAATTACTATTGGAGTCTTGTTGCCAGTCTTAGCAAAATGGGCATTTGACAAAGGCCGTTTACAATCAAACTGCTACATGAGATTAATGAACTCTTTGACAACTCAAATTAAG AATCTTGATTctcaaaaaaaatcacaaaaaactGACCAGTTAGAATCTAACTGTTGTTATATGGTCAACGCTATTCGTTCCATACTTCCATACTTAGTATTATATGTAGCATCTGCCCCCGAATGTATATCATTGCGAGATGAAGACACACCAAGAGGAGAACTGA GGACAGGTTTTGCTGATATATGTGTTGGTTTGAGTAACCCACAAGTATTCTATAGCGATCCAAATAATACAATTGGTACTGTGATGTGTACATTTGATGCTGTTGTTGAggacaataaaataacatggcCTAGACTACAGTGGCTTTTTGAATGCAT gTTGCCCAGCTTAATAGAATCTTCATCTTTGGTTTCAATTGAAAACCAAAAGCTTTTGCAGTCACTCATGGCATTATTCCAATCGTTTTGTTGTGGATTTGGATCCAAGTTCACCCAAAATAAA gtaaaaccattatttgtaaaaaagaTACAAGCTCTTGAAAAATCTTTAGGTAAAATTGCTAATGTGTTACCATCAATGACTCTTCTATGTACATACATGTGTTCAGTATTAGCTCCAATTGAG CGTGAAGATCAAGAGTTAGAagcaactttaaaaaaatatgtttgcaCGTTACCATTGTGCGGTGTTCCCATCAATATATTGCAATTTACTGTCAGTCAACTAGCACTTAACCATCAACGTTtacatgaattaatattatcatctctTTGGGAAG GTGTAATTAGTCAAAAAGAAGCCGTTCGTTTAGCTGTGACTGAACTATTATCATCTATCATGCCATACTTGTCTGATATATACATAACCAACAGAATTGTGCCAGCTCTCATTACACTTTCAAACGATTCTAATTG CGATGTGAAAATAGCCCTAGTTCCAGTTCTTGGTCAACTGATGATGTCAACTAATAACAAGGATACTATTGAAAAATGTCGTTTTCAGATGAAAAGTCTAATGGATGATCGGACGTTAAGTGATAGCATAGTATTTGCGTCTGAACTCATAACAGCTTTTGGAAAACTGGCTCCCAAGTCAGATCAAGCTTACAGAGAAGATG tgatGATGGTACAGTTAAATATGTACTCTGGTGTAGCTGTGAGAACGTCtgacattacaaaaaaaatagaattgaCTCGTGTATTGTTAGATGCGTTCAGTACAGTTCTTTATGAATGTACTTTATCTCCAAGTGCAATCACATCATCTCTTTTGCCTAGTTTAAG GTGCTTAGAGGAACTttgtaacataaataatttgtctCAAAAAGAATTGTCAACTATGTTGATCAAAGAAGCCGAGTCGAGGTTACCACCATCACAATCTGaaac TGGTGCAAGCAGTGTAACTCAAGATTTGAAACCTAAAATGGTTAAAATGTTTCAATCATCGAATATTGCCAAACAAACAATGTTTTGGAAGAAAAATAACCATcctcaataa
- the LOC132951907 gene encoding phosphatidylserine decarboxylase proenzyme, mitochondrial isoform X1, which produces MDELWIQYYYELIDMCTQYLCACTGNDAGVQEVVAKNSRWWNWTNLIYPIPTGVGLTLLAVLQWRRLNKQQPENEQQPIYTRNLRLSFYKAIPLRAMSRLWGYISGCYIPRQLRYWLYTAYSKLFGVIINEIELPMESYKSLGEFFARRLKDGARPISFASPMVSPADGTIVSVGRVTSCQVEQVKGVTYTIKSFLGSPTWQEDIATSKLESSPMNTATKSDMMKQDSSTSNCSGWSINSTFLFYHYGLLTMHMYCINFIFNFLSQGVSFFSLSFKKQDVVLSDDTQEKTISVERQDKNDGECQPFDPHWNEYKSKLLHNPDNELYQLVIYLAPGDYHRFHSPAQWTVKFRRHFQGELLSVNPKIARLLPDLFVLNERAVYVGEWEHGFFSMTAVGATNVGSIKVHSDKGLETNKRCRRKDFNQHDRPFSTQWSIGQEVGEFRMGSTVVLLFEAPKGFVFDVDAGQTIQMGQALGRIGVSQVDYITSK; this is translated from the exons ATGGATGAACTATGGATACAATACTACTATGAATTAATTGACATGTGTACGCAATATTTGTGCGCCT GTACCGGAAATGATGCCGGTGTTCAAGAAGTAGTGGCAAAAAATTCACGATGGTGGAACTGGACAAACCTGATTTATCCCATCCCCACTGGTGTAGGGTTGACTTTACTAGCTGTACTTCAATGGCGTCGTTTAAACAAGCAACAGCCAGAAAACGAACAACAACCCATCTATACGCGGAATCTAAGG ctatCTTTTTACAAAGCAATACCATTAAGAGCAATGTCGCGTTTATGGGGATATATTTCAGGATGCTACATTCCACGGCAATTGAGATATTGGTTATATACGGCCTACTCAAAACTGTTTGgtgttattataaatgaaattgaaTTACCCATGGAGTCTTATAAAAGTTTAGGAGAATTTTTTGCTAGACGTTTAAAAGATGGCGCTCGGCCAATAAGCTTTGCCAGTCCAATG GTGTCTCCAGCTGATGGCACCATAGTGAGTGTTGGACGTGTTACATCTTGTCAAGTCGAACAAGTTAAGGGTGTCACGTATACTATCAAGTCGTTTTTAGGTTCACCAACTTGGCAAGAAGATATAGCTACATCAAAATTAGAATCCTCACCAATGAATACTGCAACAAAAAGTGATATGATGAAGCAAGACTCCTCTACATCCAATTGTAGTGGTTGGTCCATTAATTCCACTTTCCTATTTTACCATTACGGCCTTCTCACTATGCACATGTACTGCATCAATTTCATATTCAACTTCCTCTCACAAGGTGTAAGCTTTTTCAGTCTATCATTTAAGAAACAAGATGTAGTATTGTCAGACGACACACAAGAAAAAACCATTTCTGTTGAACGACAAGATAAAAATGATGGCGAATGTCAGCCATTTGATCCTCATTGGAACGAATATAAATCAAAGTTGTTGCACAATCCAGACAATGAATTGTATCAACTGGTGATTTATTTGGCTCCAGGAGATTATCATAGATTTCACTCACCAGCTCAATGGACTGTTAAATTTCGAAGACATTTtcaag gtGAATTATTAAGTGTCAATCCAAAAATAGCCCGTTTACTACCAGATTTATTCGTGTTGAATGAGAGGGCTGTATATGTTGGGGAATGGGAACATGGGTTCTTCTCAATGACTGCTGTAGGCGCCACAAATGTTGGATCAATTAAAGTACACTCTGataag GGATTGGAAACCAATAAGCGATGCCGTCGAAAAGACTTTAATCAACACGATCGTCCATTCTCAACTCAGTGGTCAATAGGACAAGAAGTTGGAGAATTCAGAATGGGATCGACagtagttttattatttgaagCACCCAAAGGGTTTGTTTTTGATGTGGATGCTGGACAAACCATACAAATGGGACAAGCTCTTGGTAGAATAGGTGTTTCCCAAGTTGATTatattacttcaaaataa
- the LOC132951907 gene encoding phosphatidylserine decarboxylase proenzyme, mitochondrial isoform X2, whose amino-acid sequence MFGRSLKTTKRLLHHPTSLRTVEYQRSLRKNYGTGNDAGVQEVVAKNSRWWNWTNLIYPIPTGVGLTLLAVLQWRRLNKQQPENEQQPIYTRNLRLSFYKAIPLRAMSRLWGYISGCYIPRQLRYWLYTAYSKLFGVIINEIELPMESYKSLGEFFARRLKDGARPISFASPMVSPADGTIVSVGRVTSCQVEQVKGVTYTIKSFLGSPTWQEDIATSKLESSPMNTATKSDMMKQDSSTSNCSGWSINSTFLFYHYGLLTMHMYCINFIFNFLSQGVSFFSLSFKKQDVVLSDDTQEKTISVERQDKNDGECQPFDPHWNEYKSKLLHNPDNELYQLVIYLAPGDYHRFHSPAQWTVKFRRHFQGELLSVNPKIARLLPDLFVLNERAVYVGEWEHGFFSMTAVGATNVGSIKVHSDKGLETNKRCRRKDFNQHDRPFSTQWSIGQEVGEFRMGSTVVLLFEAPKGFVFDVDAGQTIQMGQALGRIGVSQVDYITSK is encoded by the exons GTACCGGAAATGATGCCGGTGTTCAAGAAGTAGTGGCAAAAAATTCACGATGGTGGAACTGGACAAACCTGATTTATCCCATCCCCACTGGTGTAGGGTTGACTTTACTAGCTGTACTTCAATGGCGTCGTTTAAACAAGCAACAGCCAGAAAACGAACAACAACCCATCTATACGCGGAATCTAAGG ctatCTTTTTACAAAGCAATACCATTAAGAGCAATGTCGCGTTTATGGGGATATATTTCAGGATGCTACATTCCACGGCAATTGAGATATTGGTTATATACGGCCTACTCAAAACTGTTTGgtgttattataaatgaaattgaaTTACCCATGGAGTCTTATAAAAGTTTAGGAGAATTTTTTGCTAGACGTTTAAAAGATGGCGCTCGGCCAATAAGCTTTGCCAGTCCAATG GTGTCTCCAGCTGATGGCACCATAGTGAGTGTTGGACGTGTTACATCTTGTCAAGTCGAACAAGTTAAGGGTGTCACGTATACTATCAAGTCGTTTTTAGGTTCACCAACTTGGCAAGAAGATATAGCTACATCAAAATTAGAATCCTCACCAATGAATACTGCAACAAAAAGTGATATGATGAAGCAAGACTCCTCTACATCCAATTGTAGTGGTTGGTCCATTAATTCCACTTTCCTATTTTACCATTACGGCCTTCTCACTATGCACATGTACTGCATCAATTTCATATTCAACTTCCTCTCACAAGGTGTAAGCTTTTTCAGTCTATCATTTAAGAAACAAGATGTAGTATTGTCAGACGACACACAAGAAAAAACCATTTCTGTTGAACGACAAGATAAAAATGATGGCGAATGTCAGCCATTTGATCCTCATTGGAACGAATATAAATCAAAGTTGTTGCACAATCCAGACAATGAATTGTATCAACTGGTGATTTATTTGGCTCCAGGAGATTATCATAGATTTCACTCACCAGCTCAATGGACTGTTAAATTTCGAAGACATTTtcaag gtGAATTATTAAGTGTCAATCCAAAAATAGCCCGTTTACTACCAGATTTATTCGTGTTGAATGAGAGGGCTGTATATGTTGGGGAATGGGAACATGGGTTCTTCTCAATGACTGCTGTAGGCGCCACAAATGTTGGATCAATTAAAGTACACTCTGataag GGATTGGAAACCAATAAGCGATGCCGTCGAAAAGACTTTAATCAACACGATCGTCCATTCTCAACTCAGTGGTCAATAGGACAAGAAGTTGGAGAATTCAGAATGGGATCGACagtagttttattatttgaagCACCCAAAGGGTTTGTTTTTGATGTGGATGCTGGACAAACCATACAAATGGGACAAGCTCTTGGTAGAATAGGTGTTTCCCAAGTTGATTatattacttcaaaataa
- the LOC132951907 gene encoding phosphatidylserine decarboxylase proenzyme, mitochondrial isoform X3: protein MDNIVHPLIELSTGNDAGVQEVVAKNSRWWNWTNLIYPIPTGVGLTLLAVLQWRRLNKQQPENEQQPIYTRNLRLSFYKAIPLRAMSRLWGYISGCYIPRQLRYWLYTAYSKLFGVIINEIELPMESYKSLGEFFARRLKDGARPISFASPMVSPADGTIVSVGRVTSCQVEQVKGVTYTIKSFLGSPTWQEDIATSKLESSPMNTATKSDMMKQDSSTSNCSGWSINSTFLFYHYGLLTMHMYCINFIFNFLSQGVSFFSLSFKKQDVVLSDDTQEKTISVERQDKNDGECQPFDPHWNEYKSKLLHNPDNELYQLVIYLAPGDYHRFHSPAQWTVKFRRHFQGELLSVNPKIARLLPDLFVLNERAVYVGEWEHGFFSMTAVGATNVGSIKVHSDKGLETNKRCRRKDFNQHDRPFSTQWSIGQEVGEFRMGSTVVLLFEAPKGFVFDVDAGQTIQMGQALGRIGVSQVDYITSK, encoded by the exons GTACCGGAAATGATGCCGGTGTTCAAGAAGTAGTGGCAAAAAATTCACGATGGTGGAACTGGACAAACCTGATTTATCCCATCCCCACTGGTGTAGGGTTGACTTTACTAGCTGTACTTCAATGGCGTCGTTTAAACAAGCAACAGCCAGAAAACGAACAACAACCCATCTATACGCGGAATCTAAGG ctatCTTTTTACAAAGCAATACCATTAAGAGCAATGTCGCGTTTATGGGGATATATTTCAGGATGCTACATTCCACGGCAATTGAGATATTGGTTATATACGGCCTACTCAAAACTGTTTGgtgttattataaatgaaattgaaTTACCCATGGAGTCTTATAAAAGTTTAGGAGAATTTTTTGCTAGACGTTTAAAAGATGGCGCTCGGCCAATAAGCTTTGCCAGTCCAATG GTGTCTCCAGCTGATGGCACCATAGTGAGTGTTGGACGTGTTACATCTTGTCAAGTCGAACAAGTTAAGGGTGTCACGTATACTATCAAGTCGTTTTTAGGTTCACCAACTTGGCAAGAAGATATAGCTACATCAAAATTAGAATCCTCACCAATGAATACTGCAACAAAAAGTGATATGATGAAGCAAGACTCCTCTACATCCAATTGTAGTGGTTGGTCCATTAATTCCACTTTCCTATTTTACCATTACGGCCTTCTCACTATGCACATGTACTGCATCAATTTCATATTCAACTTCCTCTCACAAGGTGTAAGCTTTTTCAGTCTATCATTTAAGAAACAAGATGTAGTATTGTCAGACGACACACAAGAAAAAACCATTTCTGTTGAACGACAAGATAAAAATGATGGCGAATGTCAGCCATTTGATCCTCATTGGAACGAATATAAATCAAAGTTGTTGCACAATCCAGACAATGAATTGTATCAACTGGTGATTTATTTGGCTCCAGGAGATTATCATAGATTTCACTCACCAGCTCAATGGACTGTTAAATTTCGAAGACATTTtcaag gtGAATTATTAAGTGTCAATCCAAAAATAGCCCGTTTACTACCAGATTTATTCGTGTTGAATGAGAGGGCTGTATATGTTGGGGAATGGGAACATGGGTTCTTCTCAATGACTGCTGTAGGCGCCACAAATGTTGGATCAATTAAAGTACACTCTGataag GGATTGGAAACCAATAAGCGATGCCGTCGAAAAGACTTTAATCAACACGATCGTCCATTCTCAACTCAGTGGTCAATAGGACAAGAAGTTGGAGAATTCAGAATGGGATCGACagtagttttattatttgaagCACCCAAAGGGTTTGTTTTTGATGTGGATGCTGGACAAACCATACAAATGGGACAAGCTCTTGGTAGAATAGGTGTTTCCCAAGTTGATTatattacttcaaaataa
- the LOC132951906 gene encoding RAB11-binding protein RELCH-like isoform X1, translated as MAEDGPTGPSYGEIAKKLLDDRLLLTALELHYELVEAGKELPGLREFFSNPSNFEHSSPQNDNISITLSMARSSSQATLDSLEMTRYSEDGDKTVNERVAILEFELRKAKDTINALRTNLTVAAVESEEFAGEDPKITQYDDRIKPHEQRVLNFLVNEYLMQHNYKLTSITFADENENQDFEIWDDVGLNISRPPHLLSLYRDRAKSYLKSDVSCQSEIHDCANIATQIDGDYSDLTKIISQLENDNENLLSQLQLLKSTKELSDVTPKLCKEKWLRPGKSNKQKDLRNCESSVFHDMLINKCWPDQQLPLMYLDVDLDILSDDGVELNLYPILRILENQRLRNQNDQNILESEKQEDFIILSVLLMHIHPDILEREKILCSLFNMRKKPNKKERSSIIGGLSWFLKHSNSEFFERELLPQLWHLLTDKYVEKRLLVAEACSWFSPLISCESRQSLLSVLQQMLIEDTDESVRAATIKSIAINTVNIYDSDKYAQIEELLFIGLKDNLKYIVEITIGVLLPVLAKWAFDKGRLQSNCYMRLMNSLTTQIKNLDSQKKSQKTDQLESNCCYMVNAIRSILPYLVLYVASAPECISLRDEDTPRGELRTGFADICVGLSNPQVFYSDPNNTIGTVMCTFDAVVEDNKITWPRLQWLFECMLPSLIESSSLVSIENQKLLQSLMALFQSFCCGFGSKFTQNKVKPLFVKKIQALEKSLGKIANVLPSMTLLCTYMCSVLAPIEREDQELEATLKKYVCTLPLCGVPINILQFTVSQLALNHQRLHELILSSLWEGVISQKEAVRLAVTELLSSIMPYLSDIYITNRIVPALITLSNDSNCDVKIALVPVLGQLMMSTNNKDTIEKCRFQMKSLMDDRTLSDSIVFASELITAFGKLAPKSDQAYREDVMMVQLNMYSGVAVRTSDITKKIELTRVLLDAFSTVLYECTLSPSAITSSLLPSLRCLEELCNINNLSQKELSTMLIKEAESRLPPSQSETGASSVTQDLKPKMVKMFQSSNIAKQTMFWKKNNHPQ; from the exons ATGGCCGAGGACGGGCCGACTGGCCCGAGCTACGGCGAAATAGCCAAAAAACTGTTGGACGACCGTCTGCTGCTCACCGCCCTAGAACTCCATTACGAGCTCGTCGAAGCTGGGAAGGAGCTACCCGGACTCCGTGAGTTCTTCTCCAACCCCAGTAATTTTGAACACTCGTCTCCACAAAATGACAACATCAGTATAACGCTGAGTATGG ctcGGTCGTCAAGTCAAGCGACTTTGGACTCACTGGAGATGACCAGGTATTCTGAAGATGGCGATAAGACGGTCAATGAACGAGTAGCCATCCTTGAGTTTGAACTGCGCAAAGCCAAAGACACAATCAATGCCCTCAGAACGAATTTGACAGTGGCAGCTGtag aatcTGAAGAATTTGCTGGGGAAGATCCTAAAATTACCCAATATGATGATAGAATCAAACCACATGAACAGCGGGTTctcaattttttagtaaatgaATATCTAATGCAACATAATTATAAGTTGACATCAATAACATTTGCAgatgaaaatgaaaatcaa gATTTTGAAATCTGGGATGATGTTGGTCTGAATATTTCAAGACCACCTCATCTATTATCCTTGTATAGAGATCGAGCTAAAAGTTACTTGAAATCAGATGTATCCTGTCAGAGTGAAATACATGATTGTGCAAATATTGCTACCCAG atagaCGGAGACTACAGTGACCTTACAAAAATAATCTCTCAATTAGAAAATGATAATGAAAATCTTCTTTCTCAATTacaatt GCTCAAATCAACTAAAGAATTATCTGATGTAACCCCTAAATTGTGTAAAGAAAAATGGTTACGGCCAGgtaaaagtaataaacaaaaagATTTAAGAAATTGTGAATCATCAGTTTTTCATGATATGTTAATCAATAAATGTTGGCCTGATCAACAATTGCCATTAATGTATTTGGATGTTGATTTGGATATATTATCTGATGATGGTGTTGAATTGAATTTATATCCAATACTACGAATTCTTGAAAATCAAAGGTTACGAAATcaaaatgatcaaaatattttagaatctgAAAAACAagaa gattttattattttaagtgttcTCTTAATGCACATTCATCCAGATATATTAGAAAGAGAAAAAATCTTATGTTCTTTATTCAATATGagaaaaaaacctaataaaaaagAAAGAAGTTCAATTATAGGTG gtttatCTTGGTTCCTAAAACACTCTAATAGTGAATTTTTCGAAAGAGAATTGTTGCCTCAATTATGGCATTTATTAACAGATAAATATGTTGAGAAAAGATTATTGGTTGCAGAGGCTTGTTCATGGTTTAGCCCATTAATTAGT tgtGAGTCTAGGCAATCCTTACTCTCTGTATTGCAACAAATGTTGATTGAAGACACTGATGAATCTGTTCGTGCAGCTACTATTAAAAGTATTGCAATCAATActgttaatatttatgattctgACAAATATGCTcaa ATTGAAGAACTACTTTTTATTGGCCtgaaagataatttaaaatacatagttgAAATTACTATTGGAGTCTTGTTGCCAGTCTTAGCAAAATGGGCATTTGACAAAGGCCGTTTACAATCAAACTGCTACATGAGATTAATGAACTCTTTGACAACTCAAATTAAG AATCTTGATTctcaaaaaaaatcacaaaaaactGACCAGTTAGAATCTAACTGTTGTTATATGGTCAACGCTATTCGTTCCATACTTCCATACTTAGTATTATATGTAGCATCTGCCCCCGAATGTATATCATTGCGAGATGAAGACACACCAAGAGGAGAACTGA GGACAGGTTTTGCTGATATATGTGTTGGTTTGAGTAACCCACAAGTATTCTATAGCGATCCAAATAATACAATTGGTACTGTGATGTGTACATTTGATGCTGTTGTTGAggacaataaaataacatggcCTAGACTACAGTGGCTTTTTGAATGCAT gTTGCCCAGCTTAATAGAATCTTCATCTTTGGTTTCAATTGAAAACCAAAAGCTTTTGCAGTCACTCATGGCATTATTCCAATCGTTTTGTTGTGGATTTGGATCCAAGTTCACCCAAAATAAA gtaaaaccattatttgtaaaaaagaTACAAGCTCTTGAAAAATCTTTAGGTAAAATTGCTAATGTGTTACCATCAATGACTCTTCTATGTACATACATGTGTTCAGTATTAGCTCCAATTGAG CGTGAAGATCAAGAGTTAGAagcaactttaaaaaaatatgtttgcaCGTTACCATTGTGCGGTGTTCCCATCAATATATTGCAATTTACTGTCAGTCAACTAGCACTTAACCATCAACGTTtacatgaattaatattatcatctctTTGGGAAG GTGTAATTAGTCAAAAAGAAGCCGTTCGTTTAGCTGTGACTGAACTATTATCATCTATCATGCCATACTTGTCTGATATATACATAACCAACAGAATTGTGCCAGCTCTCATTACACTTTCAAACGATTCTAATTG CGATGTGAAAATAGCCCTAGTTCCAGTTCTTGGTCAACTGATGATGTCAACTAATAACAAGGATACTATTGAAAAATGTCGTTTTCAGATGAAAAGTCTAATGGATGATCGGACGTTAAGTGATAGCATAGTATTTGCGTCTGAACTCATAACAGCTTTTGGAAAACTGGCTCCCAAGTCAGATCAAGCTTACAGAGAAGATG tgatGATGGTACAGTTAAATATGTACTCTGGTGTAGCTGTGAGAACGTCtgacattacaaaaaaaatagaattgaCTCGTGTATTGTTAGATGCGTTCAGTACAGTTCTTTATGAATGTACTTTATCTCCAAGTGCAATCACATCATCTCTTTTGCCTAGTTTAAG GTGCTTAGAGGAACTttgtaacataaataatttgtctCAAAAAGAATTGTCAACTATGTTGATCAAAGAAGCCGAGTCGAGGTTACCACCATCACAATCTGaaac TGGTGCAAGCAGTGTAACTCAAGATTTGAAACCTAAAATGGTTAAAATGTTTCAATCATCGAATATTGCCAAACAAACAATGTTTTGGAAGAAAAATAACCATcctcaataa